From Drosophila nasuta strain 15112-1781.00 chromosome X, ASM2355853v1, whole genome shotgun sequence, one genomic window encodes:
- the LOC132796953 gene encoding heat shock protein beta-1 isoform X2 has product MAEANKRNIPIKLGDFSVIDTEFSSIRERFDSEMRKMEEEMAKFRHELMNREANFFESTSSTTNSALPSRVPKQQNYVSDISSPLIQDEGDNKVLKLRFDVSQYAPEEIVVKTVDQKLLVHAKHEEKSDTKSVYREYNREFLLPKGVNPESIRSSLSKDGVLTVDAPLPALTAGETLIPIAHK; this is encoded by the exons atggccgAGGCTAATAAGAGAAATATTCCCATCAAATTGGGAGACTTCAGCGTTATCGATACGGAATTCAGCAGCATACGCGAACGCTTCGATTCCGAGATGCGTAAAATGGAGGAAGAGATGGCCAAGTTCCGTCACGAACTGATGAATCGCGAGGCCAACTTCTTCGAGTCCACCAg CTCAACGACAAACTCGGCGCTGCCTTCTCGAGTACCCAAGCAACAGAATTACGTGTCGGACATTAGCTCGCCCTTGATACAG gACGAAGGTGACAACAAAGTGCTGAAGCTGCGCTTCGATGTCAGCCAATACGCTCCCGAGGAGATTGTTGTGAAGACCGTCGACCAGAAGCTGCTG GTGCACGCCAAGCATGAGGAGAAGTCGGACACAAAGAGCGTGTACAGGGAATACAATCGCGAATTTCTGCTGCCCAAGGGCGTCAATCCGGAGTCCATACGCTCATCCCTCAGCAAGGATGGTGTGCTCACCGTTGATGCGCCTTTGCCCGCTCTCACTGCCGGCGAAACTCTGATTCCCATTGCGCAcaagtaa
- the LOC132796953 gene encoding heat shock protein beta-1 isoform X1 yields MAEANKRNIPIKLGDFSVIDTEFSSIRERFDSEMRKMEEEMAKFRHELMNREANFFESTSSTKKTTTTTSSTTNSALPSRVPKQQNYVSDISSPLIQDEGDNKVLKLRFDVSQYAPEEIVVKTVDQKLLVHAKHEEKSDTKSVYREYNREFLLPKGVNPESIRSSLSKDGVLTVDAPLPALTAGETLIPIAHK; encoded by the exons atggccgAGGCTAATAAGAGAAATATTCCCATCAAATTGGGAGACTTCAGCGTTATCGATACGGAATTCAGCAGCATACGCGAACGCTTCGATTCCGAGATGCGTAAAATGGAGGAAGAGATGGCCAAGTTCCGTCACGAACTGATGAATCGCGAGGCCAACTTCTTCGAGTCCACCAg CTCtactaaaaaaacaacaactacaaccag CTCAACGACAAACTCGGCGCTGCCTTCTCGAGTACCCAAGCAACAGAATTACGTGTCGGACATTAGCTCGCCCTTGATACAG gACGAAGGTGACAACAAAGTGCTGAAGCTGCGCTTCGATGTCAGCCAATACGCTCCCGAGGAGATTGTTGTGAAGACCGTCGACCAGAAGCTGCTG GTGCACGCCAAGCATGAGGAGAAGTCGGACACAAAGAGCGTGTACAGGGAATACAATCGCGAATTTCTGCTGCCCAAGGGCGTCAATCCGGAGTCCATACGCTCATCCCTCAGCAAGGATGGTGTGCTCACCGTTGATGCGCCTTTGCCCGCTCTCACTGCCGGCGAAACTCTGATTCCCATTGCGCAcaagtaa
- the LOC132796949 gene encoding probable mitochondrial glutathione transporter SLC25A40 isoform X2: MQREPTDAPKDADAIRQSTSILIEDPRYRIKPMQQVISALIGGLITTFVVTPLEVVKTRVQTQQTQQQNTSRKPLVVSKLCYVFHNGLMTHVCKSKTGKCVPKLVQGEAANLRPLRGAMDAFVKILCSNGVTGLWSGLSPTLVSALPSTIIYFLTYEYLKQSFTHLYRLWQPPPPPSPHAEESPTLRKTNNVLPITTPTPSIVPMASGICARTVVVTAITPLEMVRIKMQSGYITYTELWIVIRSLIKSHGILGLWRGWPPTVMRDAPFSGTYWAAYESMKRVCNVTEPSFLFSFVTGAAAGALATLVTMPFDLVTTHTQIELGQDVLYSDAAGHGKGGGTTSASASASASTASPTVAKQSVISRISRIYRQQGVRGLYVGVLPRMLRVVPACAIMISAFEYSKSFFFHHNLDLQEASYRRAH, translated from the exons ATGCAAAGGGAGCCGACGGATGCACCGAAAGATGCGGATGCAATTCGTCAATCCACCTCGATACTTATCGAGGATCCGCGGTATCGAATCAAGCCCATGCAACAGGTCATATCTGCATTAATTGGTGGCCTCATCACCACATTTGTTG TAACGCCACTGGAGGTGGTCAAGACGCGAGTGCAGACGCAGCAGACGCAACAGCAGAACACATCACGCAAACCGTTGGTGGTCTCCAAGCTATGCTATGTCTTCCATAACGGCCTGATGACACACGTTTGCAAATCGAAAACGGGCAAATGTGTGCCCAAGCTTGTGCAGGGTGAAGCCGCCAATTTGCGTCCACTACGCGGTGCCATG GATGCCTTTGTGAAGATCCTCTGCTCGAATGGCGTCACTGGCCTTTGGTCGGGCCTCAGTCCCACGCTTGTCTCGGCGCTGCCATCGACTATCATCTATTTTCTGACCTACGAGTATTTGAAGCAATCATTTACGCATCTCTACAGGCTCTGGcaaccgccgccgccgccgtcgccACATGCTGAAGAGTCACCTACCTTGCGGAAAACGAATAATGTGCTGCCAATCACCACGCCTACGCCATCCATAGTGCCCATGGCATCGGGGATTTGTGCACGCACCGTTGTTGTCACAGCCATCACGCCGCTAGAGATGGTTCGCATTAAGATGCAGTCGGggtatattacgtatacggaATTGTGGATCGTCATACGTTCGCTGATCAAGTCGCATGGCATTTTGGGCTTGTGGCGCGGTTGGCCGCCCACTGTGATGCGAGATGCACCGTTCTCGGGCACCTATTGGGCGGCCTACGAATCGATGAAGCGGGTGTGCAATGTCACCGAGCCCAGTTTCCTCTTCAGCTTTGTCACGGGCGCCGCAGCGGGCGCT CTGGCCACATTGGTGACAATGCCATTTGATTTGGTtacaacgcacacacagatCGAACTGGGACAGGATGTGCTGTACTCAGACGCAGCTGGTCATGGCAAAGGCGGTGGCActacttctgcttctgcttctgcctcCGCCTCCACCGCTTCGCCCACGGTGGCCAAGCAATCAGTGATCTCGCGCATTAGTCGCATTTATCGACAGCAGGGCGTGCGTGGTCTGTATGTGGGTGTGTTGCCGCGCATGTTGCGTGTGGTGCCCGCTTGTGCCATTATGATATCCGCCTTTGAGTATAGCAAATCCTTTTTTTTCCATCACAATCTGGACCTGCAAGAGGCCT CCTATCGACGAGCCCACTGA
- the LOC132796949 gene encoding probable mitochondrial glutathione transporter SLC25A40 isoform X1, producing MSETSRARTRTAMAAAAARSCGLAPTPGQHTMTDPRFRIRPMQQVVSACTGAMITACFMTPLDVIKTRLQAQQSAMLSNKCFLYCNGLMDHICPCGPNTPTPTAASAAAAAASSSSQNAFSKLSAPASSSSHFTGTIDAFVKISRSEGVAALWSGLSPTLISALPSTIIYFVAYEQFKARFTDLHYKYLAPMQSRDIPMLVPLLAGVSARILAVTFVSPIEMIRTKMQSQKMTHAEMFGSVRQVVQSQGVLGLWRGLPPTILRDVPFSGIYWTCYEYLKSRFNVVEPTFGFSFVAGAISGSVAATVTTPFDVIKTHEQIEFGEKVIFTGRHVAMQLTSSHSTTDPTTTSVCLTPDNPAKSVPTKSVAERLSNIYRLNGMRGVFSGLGPRLFKVAPACAIMISTFEYSKSFFYHYNVDQHQQSMLLLANSNNCNNNCTSAKTDLE from the exons ATGTCCGAGACGTCGAGGGCACGCACACgaacagcaatggcagcagcggcggccAGAAGCTGTGGACTGGCTCCCACTCCTGGCCAACATACGATGACAGATCCCAGATTTCGCATACGACCCATGCAGCAAGTGGTCTCCGCTTGCACTGGTGCCATGATAACCGCCTGCTTCA TGACGCCATTGGATGTGATCAAAACACGTTTGCAGGCCCAACAGTCGGCGATGTTATCGAACAAATGTTTCCTCTACTGCAACGGCCTTATGGATCACATATGCCCCTGTGGCCCAAATACACcaacgccaacagcagcatcagcagccgccgccgccgcctcctcctcctcccagAATGCATTTAGCAAGCTTTCCGCTCCCGCCTCCTCTTCATCGCACTTTACTGGCACCATT GACGCTTTCGTCAAAATCAGTCGCTCTGAGGGCGTCGCAGCGCTGTGGTCCGGTCTCAGTCCAACACTCATCTCGGCCCTGCCCTCAACGATCATCTACTTCGTGGCCTACGAACAGTTCAAGGCTCGCTTCACAGATCTACACTACAAGTACCTGGCGCCGATGCAAAGTCGCGACATTCCGATGCTGGTGCCATTGCTGGCTGGAGTTTCCGCTCGCATACTCGCTGTCACGTTCGTCAGTCCCATTGAGATGATACGTACCAAGATGCAGTCACAAAAGATGACGCATGCGGAGATGTTTGGCTCAGTGCGTCAGGTTGTGCAGTCGCAGGGCGTATTGGGTTTGTGGCGCGGCTTGCCGCCAACCATTTTGAGGGATGTGCCATTCTCGGGCATTTACTGGACGTGTTACGAGTACCTGAAAAGTAGATTTAATGTTGTGGAGCCAACGTTTGGCTTCAGTTTCGTAGCGGGCGCAATTTCTGGCTCG GTTGCTGCAACAGTTACCACGCCATTTGACGTGATCAAAACGCACGAACAGATCGAGTTTGGTGAGAAAGTCATATTTACAGGTAGGCATGTTGCAATGCAGCTAACGAGTAGCCACTCCACTACTGATCCAACTACCACTTCGGTTTGCCTCACGCCAGATAATCCCGCCAAGAGTGTGCCCACGAAATCCGTTGCAGAGCGTTTGTCAAACATATACCGCTTGAATGGGATGCGAGGCGTTTTCTCTGGACTTGGACCGCGTCTATTTAAGGTGGCACCGGCATGTGCCATTATGATTTCAACGTTCGAATACAGCAAATCGTTCTTTTACCATTACAATGTCGATCAGCATCAGCAATCGATGCTTTTGCTGGCAAACagtaacaactgcaacaacaactgtacAAGTGCTAAGACGGACTTAGAGTAA
- the LOC132796949 gene encoding probable mitochondrial glutathione transporter SLC25A40 isoform X3 — protein sequence MSETSRARTRTAMAAAAARSCGLAPTPGQHTMTDPRFRIRPMQQVVSACTGAMITACFMTPLDVIKTRLQAQQSAMLSNKCFLYCNGLMDHICPCGPNTPTPTAASAAAAAASSSSQNAFSKLSAPASSSSHFTGTIDAFVKISRSEGVAALWSGLSPTLISALPSTIIYFVAYEQFKARFTDLHYKYLAPMQSRDIPMLVPLLAGVSARILAVTFVSPIEMIRTKMQSQKMTHAEMFGSVRQVVQSQGVLGLWRGLPPTILRDVPFSGIYWTCYEYLKSRFNVVEPTFGFSFVAGAISGSVAATVTTPFDVIKTHEQIEFGEKVIFTDNPAKSVPTKSVAERLSNIYRLNGMRGVFSGLGPRLFKVAPACAIMISTFEYSKSFFYHYNVDQHQQSMLLLANSNNCNNNCTSAKTDLE from the exons ATGTCCGAGACGTCGAGGGCACGCACACgaacagcaatggcagcagcggcggccAGAAGCTGTGGACTGGCTCCCACTCCTGGCCAACATACGATGACAGATCCCAGATTTCGCATACGACCCATGCAGCAAGTGGTCTCCGCTTGCACTGGTGCCATGATAACCGCCTGCTTCA TGACGCCATTGGATGTGATCAAAACACGTTTGCAGGCCCAACAGTCGGCGATGTTATCGAACAAATGTTTCCTCTACTGCAACGGCCTTATGGATCACATATGCCCCTGTGGCCCAAATACACcaacgccaacagcagcatcagcagccgccgccgccgcctcctcctcctcccagAATGCATTTAGCAAGCTTTCCGCTCCCGCCTCCTCTTCATCGCACTTTACTGGCACCATT GACGCTTTCGTCAAAATCAGTCGCTCTGAGGGCGTCGCAGCGCTGTGGTCCGGTCTCAGTCCAACACTCATCTCGGCCCTGCCCTCAACGATCATCTACTTCGTGGCCTACGAACAGTTCAAGGCTCGCTTCACAGATCTACACTACAAGTACCTGGCGCCGATGCAAAGTCGCGACATTCCGATGCTGGTGCCATTGCTGGCTGGAGTTTCCGCTCGCATACTCGCTGTCACGTTCGTCAGTCCCATTGAGATGATACGTACCAAGATGCAGTCACAAAAGATGACGCATGCGGAGATGTTTGGCTCAGTGCGTCAGGTTGTGCAGTCGCAGGGCGTATTGGGTTTGTGGCGCGGCTTGCCGCCAACCATTTTGAGGGATGTGCCATTCTCGGGCATTTACTGGACGTGTTACGAGTACCTGAAAAGTAGATTTAATGTTGTGGAGCCAACGTTTGGCTTCAGTTTCGTAGCGGGCGCAATTTCTGGCTCG GTTGCTGCAACAGTTACCACGCCATTTGACGTGATCAAAACGCACGAACAGATCGAGTTTGGTGAGAAAGTCATATTTACAG ATAATCCCGCCAAGAGTGTGCCCACGAAATCCGTTGCAGAGCGTTTGTCAAACATATACCGCTTGAATGGGATGCGAGGCGTTTTCTCTGGACTTGGACCGCGTCTATTTAAGGTGGCACCGGCATGTGCCATTATGATTTCAACGTTCGAATACAGCAAATCGTTCTTTTACCATTACAATGTCGATCAGCATCAGCAATCGATGCTTTTGCTGGCAAACagtaacaactgcaacaacaactgtacAAGTGCTAAGACGGACTTAGAGTAA
- the LOC132796955 gene encoding coiled-coil domain-containing protein 86, with translation MVNDNNTAPAPTAPASPAPAQDASNTKTAAKPKTKAKKVLKPEASIPRGQPKSNRPWKTPKQKFSKIKKTVNRLTFEKKEALRNELRYIKEKSKEIKDQRKEAAVQHHQRRVENAERRLANERRAEVVQVIKNPAKLKRMKKKQMRMIEKRDLSQVKVV, from the exons ATGGTAAACGATAATAACACAGCACCAGCTCCAACAGCGCCTGCATCACCAGCTCCAGCACAAGATGCAAGCAACACAAAGACTGCAGCCAAGCcgaaaaccaaagcaaagaaGGTGCTCAAACCAGAAGCAAGCATTCCGCGCGGTCAACCGAAATCCAACCGACCCTGGAAGACGCCCAAGCAAAA ATTCAGCAAGATCAAGAAGACTGTGAATCGCTTGACGTTCGAGAAAAAAGAGGCACTGCGCAACGAGTTGCGCTACATTAAGGAAAAGTCCAAGGAGATCAAGGATCAGCGCAAAGAAGCCGCTGTCCAGCATCATCAGCGTCGTGTGGAGAATGCAGAGCGTCGCTTAGCCAACGAGCGTCGCGCCGAAGTGGTCCAAGTCATCAAGAATCCGGCGAAACTGAAGCGcatgaagaagaagcagatgCGTATGATTGAGAAGCGCGATCTGAGTCAAGTGAAAGTGGTGTAA